In the Arachis ipaensis cultivar K30076 chromosome B10, Araip1.1, whole genome shotgun sequence genome, one interval contains:
- the LOC107620628 gene encoding vegetative cell wall protein gp1-like, whose protein sequence is MGADAHGAGARQFKNRDNPSSRGTLRSRAPQPPPPSSSSPRPIYPRSRVTGRRRATLIAGDSPCSTSPSLPPPPHPFSLSHSSLPLPPLNRAVTNPSAATPSSLPAARSSLFVLPTHPHILLPSRHHPPPPFRLFSLRPNHRATAPPFTALPPLPDSPASDELDHQEEDAEAPVQQDAPDTTEPPRTQEEPVPQPDPQPQTEPEPIVAPPTDPPV, encoded by the exons ATGGGCGCGGACGCGCATGGTGCGGGCGCGCGCCAGTTCAAAAATAGAGATAACCCTAGCTCGCGAGGCACACTGCGCAGTCGCGCCCCCCAGCCTCCAcccccatcttcttcttctcctcgccCCATCTATCCTCGCAGCAGAGTCACCGGccgccgccgcgccaccctcATCGCCGGCGACTCACCCTGCTCAACCTCACCTTCTCTTCCCCCTCCCCCCCACCCATTCTCGCTCTCTCactcttctctccctctccctcctcTCAACCGCGCCGTGACTAACCCCTCCGCCGCCACCCCGTCCTCACTGCCGGCGGCTCGCTCCTCCCTCTTTGTTCTCCCTACACACCCTCATATCCTCCTTCCCTCTCGCCATCACCCCCCTCCTCCCTTTCGGCTCTTCTCCCTCCGGCCAAACCACCGCGCCACCGCGCCACCGTTCACGGCG CTACCTCCGCTTCCCGATTCTCCGGCCTCCGATGAGCTGGATCATCAGGAGGAGGACGCAGAGGCGCCGGTTCAGCAGGATGCCCCTGACACTACAGAGCCACCTCGGACTCAGGAGGAGCCTGTTCCTCAGCCGGACCCACAGCCACAGACAGAGCCAGAGCCTATCGTTGCACCTCCCACTGATCCTCCggtttag